GTGGTTCGCTGTGATCGCGTGTCGACCTGGTGCAGACTTCTGGCCCGTTGGGTCGCTCTCTCAGGAGCGGCCGGACTCGTTCGCAGTGTTCAAGATATTCACACTCCGAAACATTGCGGACGGGCACCCGTGAGACACGGAAGCGACCTGCCCCGGCTGGGCTTTTCCGCAGTTGAAGGCCCCTCCTAGCACGTAGGTCTGGGGGCCTCCGACTGCTTCCATGGAGCCCCAGAACTGGGGGGTGACCCCCTGATATGCAAAGTCCCTGACCTGCCCCTCAAGGCGGCCGTTCCGGATCATGTATGCCCTCTGACCCGTAAATTGGAAGTTGTACCGCTGCATGTCGATCGACCAGGACCGGTCGCCGACCACGTAGATGCCCCGGTCGACCCCGCCGATCAGGTCCTCGGTGGACAGCCCCGCAGGGTCCGGCCGCAGCGAGACGTTGGCCATGCGCTGCACCGGCACATGGGCGGGGGAGTCGGCGTACGCGCAGCCGTTGGACCGGTCGAAGCCGGTGAGCCGTGCGATCCGCCGGTCCAGCTGGTAGCCGACCAGCGTGCCTTCCTTCACCAGGTCCCAGGACTGCGCCTGGACGCCCTCGTCGTCGTACCCGATGGTCGCGAGGCCGTGCTCGGCGGTGCGGTCACCGGTGACGTTCATCAGCTCGGAGCCGTACTTGAGCTTGCCGAGCTGGTCGAAGGTGGCGAAGGAGGTGCCGGCGTAGGCGGCCTCGTAGCCGAGCGCGCGGTCCAGCTCGGTGGCGTGGCCGATGGACTCGTGGATGGTCAGCCACAGGTTGGACGGGTCGACCACCAGGTCGTACAGGCCCGGCTCCACGCTCGGGGCGCGCATCTTCTCGGCGAGCAGCTCCGGGATCCGCTCCAGCTCGCCGTCCCAGTCCCAGCCGGTGCCGGTCAGGTACTCCCAGCCCCGGCCGACCGGCGGCGCGAGCGTGCGCATCGAGTCGAACTCGCCGCTGGACTCGTCCACCGACACCGCGGTCAGCTCCGGGTGCAGCCGCACCCGCTGCTGGGTCGTCACGGTCCCCGCGGTGTCGGCATAGAACTTGTTCTCGTGCACGGTGAGCAGCGAGGCGTCCACATGGCTGACCCCGTGCGCGGCCAGCAGCCGGGCGCTCCAGTCCGCCAGCAGCGCCGCCTTCTCCTCGTCGGGCACCGAGAAGGGATCGATCTCGTACGACGACACCCACGTCCGGTCGGTGTGCACCGGCTCGTCGGCCAGCTCCACCCGCTCGTCCGCCCCGGCGGCCTTGATGACCTGCGCGGACAGCTTGGCCATGGCCACCGCCTGGGAGGCGACCCTGGCCGCCGCGTCCAGGGTCAGGTCCACCCCGGAGGCGAAGCCCCACGTACCGCCGTGCACGACCCGGACCGCGTACCCGAGGTCGGTGGTGTCCGACGATCCGGCGGGCTTGGCGTCCCGCAGCCGCCAAGACGCGCTGCGCACCCGCTCGAACCGGAAGTCCGCGTGCTCGGCCCGAGCGCACGCGCGCGTGCCAGCGCGGCGTCGGCCAGGGCCCGTAGGGGAAGCGCAGTGAAGGCTTCGTCGATGGAATGAGGCACGGAGGTCTCCCTGCTGTCGTGGCCTGTCGGTCCGATCATGTCGTGGGAGCGGCCCGGCGGACCACACGTTTCGGGGCCGGGGCCCGGATCGTTCTGTAGGGATCCGACAGTGACTTCCCCGCGCCACTGTCGGTGCCCGATTGCCCACGGCGACGGCCGTACCGATAGGTTTTCGATGAAGCCGCCTGTCATCGCCGCCTGTCACCCAGGTGCGCGGGCGGGTTGTCGGACATCTGCAGACCGCTATCGAAAGGGTGATCCGTTGAGCCGCTCGGTTCTCGTCACCGGAGGAAACCGGGGCATCGGCCTCGCCATCGCCCGCGCATTCGCCGACGCCGGCGACAAGGTCGCGATCACGTACCGCTCGGGTGAGCCGCCGGCCGGCTTCCTCGCCGTCAAGTGCGACATCACCGATCCGGAGCAGGTGGAGCAGGCCTACAAGGAGATCGAGGACCAGCACGGTCCGGTCGAGGTCCTGATCGCCAACGCCGGCGTGACCAAGGACCAGCTCCTGATGCGCATGTCCGAGGAGGACTTCACCTCGGTCATCGACACCAACCTCACCGGCACCTTCCGCGTCGTCAAGCGCGCCAACCGCGGCATGCTGCGCGCCAAGAAGGGCCGCGTCGTCCTGATCTCGTCCGTGGTCGGCCTGCTCGGCTCGGCGGGCCAGGCGAACTACGCCGCCTCCAAGGCCGCCCTGGTCGGCTTCGCGCGCTCCCTCGCCCGTGAGCTGGGCTCGCGCAACATCACCTTCAACGTCGTCGCGCCCGGTTTCGTCGACACCGACATGACCAAGGTGCTCACCGACGAGCAGCGCCAGAACATCGTCTCGCAG
Above is a genomic segment from Streptomyces fodineus containing:
- the fabG gene encoding 3-oxoacyl-[acyl-carrier-protein] reductase — protein: MSRSVLVTGGNRGIGLAIARAFADAGDKVAITYRSGEPPAGFLAVKCDITDPEQVEQAYKEIEDQHGPVEVLIANAGVTKDQLLMRMSEEDFTSVIDTNLTGTFRVVKRANRGMLRAKKGRVVLISSVVGLLGSAGQANYAASKAALVGFARSLARELGSRNITFNVVAPGFVDTDMTKVLTDEQRQNIVSQVPLGRYAQPEEIAATVRFLASDDASYITGAVIPVDGGLGMGH